In Zingiber officinale cultivar Zhangliang chromosome 9B, Zo_v1.1, whole genome shotgun sequence, the genomic window atccttccttcttctcttcgcaatcgcatctcgatcgaccgatcagacactcgatgtgctcgagtgtttcgattggtccgcaccgatcagattacacttcttgagtgtttcctgatcggtcagcagaccgatccatggaacctCAGTTTCACAGtttcactagatcggtctgccgaccgatccactgtcttatgtatcactggatcggtctgctgaccgatccaatgtaccatggaatgtccacttaggtccctctctgacctaattcggtccagagaacgagctcccgagccctctctgacctagtccggagaacgagctgccgagccctctccgacttcgtccagaagctaccgagccctctctgacctagtccggagaacgagctaccgagccctctccgacttcgtcaggtccagagaacgagctaccgagccctctctgacctagtccggagaacgagctatcgagccctctccgacttcgtccggtccagagaatgagctaccgagccctctctgacctagtccggagaacgagctaccgagccctctccgacttggtccggtccagagaacgagctaccgagccctctctgacctagtccggagaacgagctaccgagccctctctgacctagtccggagaacgagctaccaagccctctccgacttcgcgtgccaagtttccaacttggaattttcccttccacttgatcaaccttgatcataaATCAAACCGAGtctaattaacatctgatacaaacttaaatccgtgtcaacatcaaaacaacagccaggtcagactgtatcaacatcttcatccttggtggtcggttgtttggtggagaagaagaagaaggaggaggactcTTCACCTTGTCTTcttccttagggccggcggcacatcaagtgacatcttcttgtggtcggttgcttggagaggaagaagaagagtaggaagtttcctattttggtttcCCTTGGTGACCGAATTTCTTGGAGGGGAAgttgtttgggtggatttcatcttggtagatcgtcgcccacacgacgtccaagagaaggagaggaatacaacagaagatcaagaggtctttagctacaaagaaaggtataactaattaattattttcgcttcgaattaattagtttatGTTTTTTGTATGGATTCTGAAATATCAACACAAGAGACTAGCGATTTCGTTTTTGTGTTTcggtttagtgttttgatcttgtgcttctattgagctctgtgtagttaaacctagggttactgtaagtagtttaaatatccaatttctttgaaagactttataTAAGAAATGGTGGacgatcccatacccaagaaggctaagtgtctcgccatgtttaacctggaagccaatccttgaaataaatgtttaatcaacttctgtaacatgggatgaacttggattaataatgttaagtatcgtttgcaatccatgttttaactactgaagaatacatgagttgaacttgaagtaaaaatgttaagttccattttcaattcaagtttaacttatgaggaacacataggttgttaggaaagttctgtgcttgtacaaatttttatacaggggaagcaGAACGAAATTCCGAATAACGACCAACAGGCTGCCGATAGGAGAGCGAGGCAAGAAGACCGAGCATAGCAACTCTCCTTATGGGGGTGGAATCGAAGGCCGATTGGCACCCAAGGGGAAGCGTCGCCCACGCCGATCCCATTCCATCGAGCTCTGTTcaaaccccctcggagatagcccaagcaCACTAGGAGCGGGGTTCATCTTCAGACGATACGCCCATTCGGGATGCGCAGAAAGGTAAAGCGCCCTGAAACGTCGCGTCTACCGAATGGATCAACAGGCAGTTCTCAGAGAAAATCCTACAAGATCCTCTACCCCGACACTACATCTCATTGGAAATTGGGACGTACAAAGGGTCGatcgacccagatgatcatttggATCAATTTGATAATAAAGCTACGCTGCATCAGTACACGGACGAAATGAAGTGCAGAGTCTTTCTCACGACTCTCTCCAGATCAGCGCAGCGCTGGTTTAGAAGACTGTCGGATAGCATAATACGAAGTTTCAAGGATTTTTGAGCCTCGTTTCAGCATCACTTCGGCAGCAACCGGTgctaccagaagacaagcgtcagcctcttcgccttgaagcaagggcccaaggaagcgctccgagcATACATTCAATGTTTCAATCAAGTGGTcatggacatcccctcggtctcgtccaagatcatgatgaacgccttcacccagcGGCTCGCCGAAGGAGatttcttccggtcactcatccGGAAGTCACCCAGGGACtttgaccacatgctcaagaaggccaacgaatacatcaatgtgcaAGAAGCACAAGCGACCAGAAGAAAGGACGCGCCTACCGAGAGTACAGCACCGACCAAGCGCCGACCGTCAAGCAGCCATCAACCACCCAAGGAGCCAAGGGCTGAAGGAGCACAGTCACACCAAGAGACCAAGGCGCACGTCATACAGCATGTGGCGTCTGATTGGCCTAAGGTGtcaaagggcaaggtatggacgcctaTGTTTTTCTCATTCCACCAGTCGGTGACACACAACACGTAGAGTTGCCGAGAACTGACACCGATCGTCAGCCGATTGTCCTCCAGAGGATATCGGCGTCGCTCCCCCTCTCCTGATCGACGAGATCGTCATCGCTCGATCGGACGACgagaggaagaaagaagggagTCCGAGCGCCATCACCATCAGTGAAGGGAGGAAATCGATCCCTCCAGGATCTCGACCGAGCGAAATAGGTCATCCATCCGGGAAGATGAAAACAGGAGCAACGCTTTCTGGGAAGAGATAGACATGATCGCCGGAGGGCTAACCGACGGGACTCTAACCAAGCTCGGAAGTCATACGCTCGACGGCTGGAGATTCACGCCGTTGGATGCAGCAAAGAGAAGGCTGAAAGCCCCCAGATCAACTTCGGCCCGAAAGACTTAGAGGGAGTAGAGATCCCTCATAATGATGCTCTGATCATCCAAGCGGTGATCGCCAACTGCACCATTCACCGGACCTTCGTCGACACGGGGAGTTCGatgaacatcattttcaagaagacATTCGATCAGCTACAGATCGATCGAAGGAGCTGCTGCCCATGGCGACCCTGCTTTAcggattcacaggcaacgaagtttTGCCGATCGACCAAGCAAGGTTGGTCATCTCATTGGGGGAAGAGCCGCTGAGGACGACCCGGACTACTAACTTCATAGTAGTGGACGCACCATCGgcttacaacgtcatcttgggccgaccggccctcaacgagttccgggcagTAGTGTCGACCTACTGTCAGAAGATGAAGTTCTCAGTGGACGATCAGGTGGGCGAGGTTAAAGGCGACCAACTGGCTACTGGCATACCTATGTGGAGATGATCAAGACCAAGGCCAAGGCCGCTCGGAAGAATCCACGACTAGAGATAAATGCTATCACCAAAAAATCGCCACATTAGTATATGAAGAAAAAAAGGAGATCTAGATCCACCCAAGTCGGTCGGGAGCCACGACCTTCATCGCCGCCGActtggaggagaggaggaaggcaGAGTTGATCACCTGCCTCAAACAAAATCACGATGTGTTCTCctagtcgacacatgagctgcctggCATATCCCCGAGGGTGGCTTAGCACAAGCTTCACGTCCGACTGGACGCTCGGCTggtcaaacaaagaaaaagagatttcattaCGGAGCAGAACGTGATCATCCGAGCAGAAATAAAGAAACTACTAGAGGTCGTCCatatcagggaagtacaattcccgagctggctagctaatgttgtTCTAATCTCCAAGACGGACAACAAATGGCGGGTCTGCATATTGACTTCCATGACCTAAacaaggcgtgcccgaaggacttctatcagCTGCCCAAAATAGATCAGATGGTGAACttctctcgtgccgtccttctcattagtcgtatcttccgctcgacttcctatgctcctaagctcctgcacacttagacacagagatcaaaatataacaagacctaacctaacttggttgatcataccaaaatcaccttggggttccaacacctgcGACATTAGGTGGAGACCCCCTTATATAGTATTATTTCTTCTCTCTATCCGAATCTCGATGCATTCTAAAATAGGGTCGATTATTATGACACTCTAACACCTTTCCCGGAATAGTCCTGCAATTCCCGTGCTTTGAAGGGTAGAAACTTCTAATGTATTCTCTGACAACGGTTATACAAAAAACACCCAAAAGGAATGTTGAGCTAATGATTCATTAATGCATTATGATGATTTGTCGACTGAGTCCCCTCCAACGTCCTATGGGACCTTGCTCTCGGAGGAGATCAACTCAGCTAGGGGATGTAGACCACCTTGAGGATCCGATCTCTTTGAGAACTCAGCTCGACCTCTTTGAAGACTCTGTTCGACCTCTTTGAGGACTCAAAATCCGATCAAGCTGAGGGAACTCAAGCTCCGATCAACCAAAAGGTCCAATAGACCTAGACGACTTGATTGAGCAATATGACCATATATTTCCAAATTGAATTAAACCAACTCGACTCGAGATTTCCTCGAGCCAAGGGAACTCGGACTTCGATCGAATAACAAGTCTGATCGACTAGACTACTTGATCAAGTCATGAGACCCTATTAGCCCTGAACGTTGACCCTTCCTTAACTGTCACACCcgctaactttcttaaccttgacCACAACTTTGAAAGCTCTACCTTATTCATcatatcaaaaaataataataataataataataataaacttacaTTAAGAACTAACTGTTAATTGACTATTGCATACTAAGCAACCAAAAGAATGATAGGCAGAATAACTCTATTGAATTCATATTCTCACAAACCAACACACCTTATCGATTGCAACACACTCAAAACTTGTATTGTACACGGCATCACCAGAGAAATTACAGTGACAGAAGCGCTGTATGGGGAAAGACTATTATTATACATGGCTCATAGTGATTGTTAACCTcagttccaaaaaaaaaaatataacttcTTGAGTTACAAAGAATTACTACAAAAATACCAGCAATGATTTAAAACCAGCGACAAATACATGAAGTCGCCTATCCTGCAGCAGAATATACAGTTGTGAAGCTTGTGTCAACGGGGGCAGCCTCCGAGCACTTCCTAGTGCAGTAAACCAACCAGTTCACATGTTAAAGTTACATGATAATGACTCCAAACACCTCTGTAAGCAACTATCAATTTACTTTACATGTTGAAACATCTAAGAGCTTTACAAATTTTTTTGGTCAGTTAATAAAACCAGCTTTCTTGTCTAAAAGAGTTCTGACACATGAACCACTGGGGACCTCAGTTCATGGAACGGGCATTAGTATATATGTATTTTGGGTGATTACTATATCCAGGCTAGAGAACCTCGATCATTTGCCACTTGGGGTCGGCCTCGGGTCGGCGTGGCCGGTCTGTTGGCATTAATTTCctgatcaaatttttttaaaaaaaaaatcagaaactaAAGCATGCAGATTAGATAAAATATTTTTGGCGATAGATGCAACAATAGAGTGCAAACATTAAGAGAGTTACATCATAGCAATATTTACCTGCATCCATGTATCCTCAATATGACGCTCCGGTGATGTTTCGGACAAATTGATGGCAGGAGGTAAAGGATGAATTAGCTTTGGGACGACCACGAGATCTCGTCCCAAAACCAAAATTGCCCCGGCATTATTTGCTGTTCCTGGATGTATGGATTGAACGAAAATCAGGGGAAAGAACAAATAAGCAATAGACTGTCTTGTTTCAAAACCATGGATCCTCACCACAATAGTTAGTTGCAGAGAAAAGAGTGATTAAATGACCCTGAGCAAACCGTTCAAAACCATCCATGACACACTCATGTGCCCGTACTATCAATTGGAGGTCATTATTATTGCAGAACTCAATGACTCGGTCAGGCTGTTACATAGAAgatcaaaaaattaaaacaattgtATAGGAATCGAGTGAAATAATGCAAGCCAAATATAAATCACTAACCCCAAAAGTAACCAAGCCAGGACCCCTGGCATTTGGTCTTAAACCTTCAACACTATCATTCTCTGTTGGATCAGACCTGCATGAAAAAGAAAGTGGGGGATAATTATTAACTGACAAAAAACTATCAAGAGAGGACATTTCTTTTCAGTTATGTATGTATCAACCATAGCAGATCCATAAGAACGATTGCACCAGTTTCCATTGTGATAGGTCGCTGAAGGTTTTCAATCTGCTCTACATGATTTATCGAACGGCCAATGCCACCATGCATGCagataatcttcttctcaattgtAGCAGCTAAAGGCAACCAATTAAACAATCGGTTAAAACGGTGCCATGCCCAAATTCCGTCTCGTTCTCCCTGTTTCCAAATAGCATAAACAATGATATGGAACACAAATTTTTCTTGATAAACTAACTAATGACAGAAAATCAAATTTAATGGTACCATTCGCTCAATGCACTCAGTACGAAACCCAAATAAAGCATTAATATCTGCTGCTTCATGGTTTCCACGAATTAAATGAACACTGTGTGGATACTCGATCTGCAATATCAATTCAGAAAGCTTTCTCATAGCTTAATGATGCAATAAATTTACAAACATAGACACGTACAAGTGAATGCAAAGTAATACCTTCAAGGATTCTTTGATACtaaacattttcaaaatgatATTTGCTTGCATAAGACTAATAACATGTACAAGCTTGAGTGGAAAGTAATACCTTCAATGCAAGGAGAAGAGTAATAGTTTCCAGGCTATGTTGGCCACGGTCAACATAGTCACCCAAAAAGAGATAATCAATATAACTGAAAGTGATGAAAGTTAAGACAGTGTTACAAGCCGAAATAGAAAAAtattaacaaataaaaatattacAGGTTCAAAAAAGATGCACACAAGCACGTAGCCAAAACTGTGTAGTCAGCATCTATTTTCACACTGCAACATGCAAGGCCAAAGCAAACTTAATCCTAGAATCTGAATATCTGAAGTTATACAGTGCAAAGGCAAACCATAAAAAAATTGTACAGATCACAGAAAAAAAACTGCACCTATCATCTTGCTAAAACTTGGTCTGGTCAGTAGCTATTTTCACACTGCAATATAAGCAAGCTTGAAGCAAATGTAAGCCTAGGGTTTTAATATCTGAAGCTGAACATTAAGGACAGGATATAGAAGGGCATTCTGTACTAATTGAATCATGAAGAAAGCATAGTGGAAATTTAGTCATGCTTGATAGAATTAATGAAAGTCAAAAATGCTTACGAAATGTCCCCTGCTGTTGAAGGAGCACCATACTCATCAAACAACCGCATAAGATCCCCAAATTGACCATGTAAATCACCAAAGATTTTGACAGGAGCTTTAATTTGTAGAACAGTTGGCTCACTAGTGAATATTCTTTCAGCACTATCACAGAGCTCAGCAATCTCATTACAATCTAAGAAGAACTGACGGCGTACAGGGGGTTTCCAACCACGTGGTTTCAGGAGATGAGCAACAACCTGTAAATTGAATGTATGAAACTATCATCACTAGAAGATATTGTttaaaaatgaaaattatattAAGTGAAAAATTGTCAAGTACAAGGAATCCTAACCCCTTTTTATAGACTAATAACATGAGTTATTCTTTTAGACTTCTAATgaactttttctaaacaaatttATCTAAAAGTTACACTATCATATCCCAtaatttatgaaatattttcaGCCTATATATGATTACAAACTCATGTTTTCCTACAGATATACTTtacacacataatcaacaagacatTATAGATCTCAGAACATTGTTCTTGATCTGTGTATGAAGTATTTATGGTTAGCAGGATGTGCCAGACGTATTTATGGTTAGCGGGATGTGCCAGACTCTAAAGTAGTGATTAAGTGCTGGTATTGGAAAATGTTGCTCAGTACTGCTCACACTTAAAGTATTCACATCTAATATAGCTTTGCGTTTATTAAACTGTGACATCAGCGTACAAAATATGGTCTGCTACTTCCTTTCCTTATAAGTAGTGGCCCAAAAGTTCACAGAAACCAGAATCAATACATTATTTAGTTATTTTATATCATGAACCAAAAATGAAAGACTAAAAATTGAAAacaaatattttgaattttttgccaAGTTAACTAGATATGCTTTTAAGGGATCAAGTTTGAATTACCATATGAAACTAGTTGGTCGTTAGATATCTAAGCAAAAACAACAGTCGTGCCCTTGTGAACACTGCAAGAGTAGGATAGTAATATCCCTCTTCCTGGATGTTGTAATTTTGTAGTTACCTTTTTGGGTATACTATTAATAGACATTTGACGGTCTAATAGTTTCCTAGCAGCAGTAGCATTCTCTGGTGTGCCATAGCTGACCCTTCTACCTTCATTTTCaaattgatcgattgagagctgccTGACCATACCACCCAAAGCACCTCCTGTCTCGGCTGCTACAACCACCTGCCAAAAGGACATTGTAGGTAAGATCCCAGAAACGGCCACTGTTTTCTCCCCTCTAATAATTATCTTCCAGCCATATGATATACTTCAATATCTGTGCAGTCAGTTAAAATTCAGAGAAGCGTAAAACTTGGTGTCATAGCATACTGACCGCTCTATGATGCAATCGGACCCCAATTCGAGATGCACCATTTGAAAGTGAAGTGTCTGATGTTTTACTGAGATTTGAGAGTTGTTTTTCACCTGGAGTATCCTCTGAATCATAGGATTGATCAGGTAACTGTTCGACCTCACCATTGATCCGTCGTGCCTTGGCAGCAGCTAAAGCAGCACTAATTGCCTCAGCTTCTGCTGCTGACGCTTCTACTAAATACTGAACACCTTTGTTCAATCTACAAAACCCAAATATTTCACATGTTTCAAAATGAATCCCAGGAAATCCATCAAAATATCATGAGCCATTGACTCAGCTAAAGCAGCACGTCTGCAATTTGCAGTTTGCATATGCAAATCTAGAAATATCACCAATAAAGTACAGAAAATGCTAGTCCTGTCAACTGATATACCACCTCGGTCCTTGAAGCATGGAATCATCAGTGTTCATGTTGGTGTACATATCGCCATTGACAGTAGCCACTGAAGGTTCCATCACTGCTGCACCATCAAGAACTGTTTCAGTAGAAGTTTGCCTTGATCTTTCATCAAAGAACATGTATCTTTCTGGCGTTCCACCTATTTGTGCATTTGCATTAGCAGCTGAAGCAGTAACGTGGGAAGCTGCACTTGTTTCAGTAGCAGCTGGATCTTCCGCAACAAGTAGGTCATCAAGAAGCATACctacataaataatatatatgcAGCTAAAATAAAAGTGAAAAAGATGTGTACAAATTaacagcataaaaagcaaagtGACACATCTAAATATGCATGATAAAGGAGTAGCTTTCAAACACCAGAAGCAGTGTACACATGCATGAACAAATCACAAGAGTTATGGAGCTTTCACTTCTGACCAacagttataaaaaaaaatgtatctCAAGGAGAAAAGTAAAGGATAGCTGTCTCCTATGTGCCCAGCTTCCTCCATAACTTCTGTAGAAGAATTATTCAGATCAATTTTTTTCTCCGCACTCTGTGTCTCTCTCAGAGTTATGGTTGGTAAAAGAAGTATGCACAATTAGAGGCAGTTGACACTTAAAAGCTTAGAGGCTAAATGGGAGTAGTgtattctttttctctctccAAACTCACTCAAAAATACTACACTTCTGCAGCAGCGTGACTATTGAAAGTTAGtgtactaaaattaaaatttcaattttggTTTTCAAGATGTATAAAGAGATTATTTTCAATACTACAGATCTTACGTAAAGTTGCTAAATTAGCATGTAATACATTCTCCTTTCTTGGGCCTTCCTATTGGAGCATTTCTTTCCTTGGAAAACTAAGCCAATAGATGATTTCAGTTGATAACAGTGTAATGTGTAGCCAGAGCCTCATAACTGGTGTCGCCAACATTCTTAAATATGAAATTTTAATCAACTTCAGAAATTCAATGGTAATTTGAGACACATCAGTTGTATCTACCTTTTTACCAAGAAATTCCTAATTTAGGTAATGGCAACCCAACACATTCTACTAGCATTGAATTTCAAACAGAGAACAATTATACAGTTATGCTATTGCAATACCAAGAGTGGATAGCGTCAATAAAATGGACAGCTTTCAAGAAGTCTTAAAAGGTGTAATAACAAATGTGAGAAAGAACCAACATGTTGGGGCATGATACTGGATAGAAGGATGTGAACAACTGGCGTTGGACTCATACAAACTATTGCTCGAATGACATCTGATATGCAACAGGGAACAAAACAATGACACATCACCAATTATGATTTGTAAAGCAATAATAAGTATGACATTTTGTTGGTGTAAAATTGCTGGTATGCAGCACAATATGGTCTTTGAAAACCATGAGTAGAATATTTCTGAAAGCATGAGTTAAACCATTCTCATCTGAATTAATGTGACCCATAAAAACCTTGGCACACTGTGAGACTATGCAATCAAATGATTGAAGATCAAAGCATTTACGTGTAAGAAATTCATCAGATCACTGACAAAGGCAACAGAGTAGCCAAAGATATTCACATAATATTATAAACAAGAAGATAGCAAGCAGAAAAATCAAAAAGTGAAGAGAGATTGTAATTTTTTCAGTGTGATACAAGCCAAATGCAGTAAAAGTTGCAAAACAAAAACAATGTTCCAATTCTTACCGCCTCGTAATCCTCCATAAATGAAGATTTTGTCACCAACAGCAGCGGACGCAT contains:
- the LOC122022612 gene encoding serine/threonine-protein phosphatase BSL3-like, whose amino-acid sequence is MEIDSSMATDTDHDPATGTRHDQANGTALPPFPAEEAGQQRPVVVGPKPAPTYSAVDAVIEGKDDGPTSRCGHTFTAIAAVGEEGTPGHIGPRLILFGGATALEGNSAAPPSPAASAGIRLAGATADVHCYDVLTNKWTRLTPLGEPPSPRAAHVAAAVGTMVVIQGGIGPNGLSAEDLHVLDLTQQRPRWHRVVVQGPGPGPRYGHVMALVGQRFLLTIGGNDGKRPLADVWALDTAAKPYEWRKLEPEGDGPPPCMYATASARSDGLLLLCGGRDANGVPLSSAYGLAKHRDGRWEWAIAPGVSPSPRYQHAAVFVNARLHVSGGALGGGRIVEDSSSIAVLDTAAGVWCDTKSVVTSPRKGRYSADAAGGEASVEITRRCRHASAAVGDKIFIYGGLRGGMLLDDLLVAEDPAATETSAASHVTASAANANAQIGGTPERYMFFDERSRQTSTETVLDGAAVMEPSVATVNGDMYTNMNTDDSMLQGPRLNKGVQYLVEASAAEAEAISAALAAAKARRINGEVEQLPDQSYDSEDTPGEKQLSNLSKTSDTSLSNGASRIGVRLHHRAVVVAAETGGALGGMVRQLSIDQFENEGRRVSYGTPENATAARKLLDRQMSINSIPKKVVAHLLKPRGWKPPVRRQFFLDCNEIAELCDSAERIFTSEPTVLQIKAPVKIFGDLHGQFGDLMRLFDEYGAPSTAGDISYIDYLFLGDYVDRGQHSLETITLLLALKIEYPHSVHLIRGNHEAADINALFGFRTECIERMGERDGIWAWHRFNRLFNWLPLAATIEKKIICMHGGIGRSINHVEQIENLQRPITMETGAIVLMDLLWSDPTENDSVEGLRPNARGPGLVTFGPDRVIEFCNNNDLQLIVRAHECVMDGFERFAQGHLITLFSATNYCGTANNAGAILVLGRDLVVVPKLIHPLPPAINLSETSPERHIEDTWMQEINANRPATPTRGRPQVANDRGSLAWI